Proteins from one Methanobrevibacter millerae genomic window:
- a CDS encoding DUF11 domain-containing protein, with protein sequence YDSFVDYNGLWIKNNDLSWTLNGPLYVGETLTFYAVFNTTATGKFTNVVTVNTNETENKTSNDTVEVVKPDFTVEKVALEDIVIIGNQVKFEIIVENTGEVALTNVVVSEDSFDGLIYDSFVDYSGLWIKNNDLSWTLNGPLYVGETLTFYVVFNTTATGKFTNIVTVNTNETGNKTANDTIEVVRPDFEVEKIAIDKNVIIGSQVIFEIVVHNMGQATLNDVVVREDSFEGLIYDSFVDYTGLWTKNNDLSWKLNAPLYVGEYAGFLVVFNTTSAGEFTNFVVADSREVPNKTSNDTVEVLTPEISIEKITLTPLVHVGNQTSFEIIVKNTGKVELTNVYIEETSYDGLTYDSFINNGLWTHSVVNGRNVWTLNGNLKVNEIVVLTVRFNTTAVGNFTNTATAGSSETERIIGENITTVYNSTVPGHEEEPTKNPDISIEKIVLNDVVILGSQARFEIIVRNTGNVALTNVVVKEASYDGLIYDSFVDYTGLWSKNDDMTWTLNAPLYTGEIATFYVMFNTTDVGEFTNVVSVSSNETEDKLANDTVTVVKPDFAVEKIAINKSVITGSQVIFEIVVHNFGQVTLNDIVVREDSFEGLTYDSFVDYTGLWSKNDDMTWKLNAPLRVGDYLGFFVVFNTTSAGEFTNVIVADSSEIPNKTANDTVEVLTPDILVNKITINRTVYVGEQVIFEIVVQNTGKVMLNNVVVSEDSFDGLTYNSFIDYTNLWTKNDDLSWTLNTPLYAGEYLSFYVVFDTDKAANVTNVISVSSDKTDIKKAENTTEVINKEDSGNKTSESDLDIVKVVYSVDGDRIVWAISVINNGPDKASNVRVYDVLPETLKFVSSAVSAGSYDANTGIWTIGDMENGDEAIMFIETIALGFGEFTNEANVTSDTPDPNPKNNNGNATVVIEKVPDKNETVPDEAPVEPQKEANVLPATGNPLIRVLLVLIALGGVALRRKK encoded by the coding sequence TATGATTCATTCGTTGACTATAACGGTTTGTGGATTAAAAACAATGATTTATCCTGGACTTTGAACGGTCCTTTATACGTTGGCGAAACCTTAACTTTCTATGCTGTATTCAATACAACAGCTACTGGAAAATTCACGAATGTTGTCACAGTTAATACCAATGAAACTGAAAACAAAACCTCAAATGACACTGTAGAAGTTGTAAAACCTGATTTCACTGTTGAAAAAGTAGCATTGGAAGACATTGTTATTATCGGCAATCAGGTTAAATTCGAAATCATAGTTGAAAATACCGGTGAGGTTGCATTAACTAATGTTGTTGTAAGTGAAGATTCATTTGATGGCTTAATATATGATTCATTCGTTGACTACAGTGGATTATGGATCAAAAACAATGACTTATCCTGGACTTTGAACGGTCCTTTATACGTTGGCGAAACCTTAACCTTCTATGTGGTATTCAATACAACAGCTACTGGAAAATTCACTAATATCGTTACTGTTAATACCAATGAAACCGGAAATAAAACGGCTAATGACACCATTGAAGTGGTCAGGCCGGATTTCGAAGTTGAAAAAATCGCAATCGATAAAAACGTTATAATAGGCAGTCAGGTAATATTTGAAATCGTAGTTCACAATATGGGTCAGGCAACCCTAAACGACGTTGTTGTCCGTGAAGACTCATTTGAAGGATTAATATACGATTCATTCGTTGACTACACGGGATTATGGACTAAAAACAATGACTTATCCTGGAAGCTTAACGCTCCTTTATACGTTGGCGAATATGCAGGATTCTTAGTTGTATTCAACACTACTTCAGCAGGCGAATTCACAAACTTTGTCGTTGCGGATTCACGTGAAGTCCCTAATAAAACCTCAAATGACACGGTTGAAGTCCTGACTCCTGAAATATCCATTGAAAAGATCACATTGACTCCTTTAGTCCATGTAGGCAATCAGACTTCATTCGAAATAATCGTTAAGAATACCGGCAAGGTTGAATTAACCAACGTTTACATTGAAGAAACTTCATATGACGGATTAACATATGATTCATTCATCAATAACGGATTATGGACTCACTCTGTTGTAAACGGCAGAAATGTATGGACTTTAAACGGCAACCTGAAAGTCAATGAGATTGTTGTTTTAACGGTCAGATTCAATACCACTGCTGTCGGTAACTTTACCAATACAGCTACTGCAGGCTCCAGCGAGACTGAAAGAATTATTGGAGAAAACATAACCACTGTCTACAACAGCACTGTTCCGGGCCATGAAGAGGAACCTACTAAAAACCCTGACATCAGTATAGAAAAAATCGTACTTAATGACGTTGTGATTTTAGGAAGTCAGGCCAGATTCGAAATCATTGTTAGAAATACCGGAAACGTTGCTTTAACGAACGTTGTTGTTAAGGAAGCTTCCTATGACGGATTAATATACGATTCATTCGTTGACTACACTGGATTGTGGAGCAAAAACGATGACATGACCTGGACGCTTAACGCTCCTTTATACACAGGCGAAATTGCAACATTCTATGTCATGTTCAACACTACTGACGTTGGAGAATTCACAAATGTCGTATCCGTTTCAAGCAATGAAACAGAAGACAAGCTGGCCAATGACACAGTTACTGTGGTCAAGCCGGATTTCGCCGTTGAAAAGATTGCAATCAACAAAAGCGTTATAACAGGCAGTCAGGTAATATTTGAAATCGTAGTTCACAATTTCGGCCAGGTTACCTTAAACGACATTGTTGTCCGTGAGGATTCATTTGAGGGATTAACATACGATTCATTTGTTGACTACACTGGATTGTGGAGCAAAAACGATGACATGACATGGAAACTTAACGCTCCTTTACGTGTCGGTGATTATTTAGGATTCTTCGTTGTATTCAATACGACTTCAGCAGGCGAATTTACGAACGTTATCGTTGCGGATTCTAGTGAAATCCCTAACAAAACGGCCAATGACACCGTTGAAGTACTAACTCCGGATATTTTGGTTAATAAGATAACAATAAACAGGACAGTCTATGTCGGCGAACAGGTAATCTTTGAAATCGTCGTTCAAAACACCGGAAAGGTAATGTTGAACAATGTTGTTGTCAGTGAAGATTCATTCGATGGCCTAACATACAATTCATTCATCGATTACACCAATTTGTGGACCAAAAACGACGATTTGTCATGGACTCTCAACACTCCATTGTATGCAGGCGAATACTTAAGCTTCTATGTGGTATTCGATACAGATAAGGCCGCAAACGTCACAAACGTCATAAGCGTTTCAAGCGACAAGACAGATATCAAAAAGGCTGAAAACACTACTGAAGTAATTAATAAGGAAGATTCTGGAAACAAGACCTCCGAATCCGATTTGGATATTGTCAAGGTTGTATATTCAGTAGATGGAGACAGAATCGTTTGGGCTATCAGCGTAATTAACAACGGCCCTGACAAGGCTTCAAACGTCAGGGTATATGATGTATTGCCTGAAACATTGAAATTTGTATCTTCAGCAGTATCTGCAGGTTCATATGATGCAAATACTGGTATATGGACAATTGGAGACATGGAAAACGGTGACGAGGCAATAATGTTTATCGAAACAATCGCTTTAGGATTCGGCGAATTTACCAATGAAGCAAACGTTACAAGCGACACTCCGGATCCAAACCCTAAAAACAACAATGGCAACGCAACGGTCGTAATTGAAAAGGTACCTGATAAAAATGAAACTGTTCCTGATGAAGCTCCTGTAGAGCCTCAAAAAGAAGCTAATGTCCTGCCAGCTACCGGTAATCCTCTGATTAGGGTATTGCTCGTGCTGATTGCTTTGGGAGGAGTAGCATTAAGGAGAAAAAAATAG
- the purD gene encoding phosphoribosylamine--glycine ligase has protein sequence MKVLVVGTGAREHAIADALKDDVELYCYMSKINPGMCKISEFKQGNEGEVEKVAEFAKENNIDIAFIGPEAPLEKGIVDELEKNGIKCVGPCKSAARIETDKSFMRKLFEDYEIEGSLIYRVFDNYDDLSAFLDDFDRDVVVKPVGLTGGKGVKIVGDHLKDNEEAKEYSKEVIDNAMGGFAQVIIEERVIGEEFTIQAFCDGEHLAPMPAAQDHPHAFEGDVGAITGGMGSYSDSNGLLPFLSQEDYDKAVCIMKDTIKAIAEEAEPYKGILYGQFMLTADGPRLIEYNARFGDPEAMNVLPLLETPLVDVCEAIVNGTLDEVKFCPKASVCKYIVPDGYPETEYAGELIEVDENAIEDMGAKVFYAAVGLEDDGIHLSGSRALGIVASGNTITEAEEIAEKACEHVKGNVYHRSDVGTEELVQKRVNHMKEILE, from the coding sequence ATGAAAGTCTTAGTTGTTGGAACAGGTGCTCGTGAACACGCTATAGCGGACGCTTTAAAAGACGATGTTGAGCTTTACTGTTATATGAGTAAAATAAACCCTGGAATGTGTAAGATTTCAGAGTTTAAGCAAGGTAATGAAGGAGAAGTTGAAAAAGTCGCTGAATTTGCCAAAGAAAATAACATTGACATTGCATTTATCGGTCCTGAGGCTCCCCTTGAAAAGGGAATTGTCGACGAACTTGAAAAAAATGGAATCAAATGTGTTGGACCATGCAAAAGCGCAGCAAGAATAGAAACCGACAAATCCTTTATGAGAAAGCTGTTTGAAGATTATGAAATTGAAGGATCCCTTATTTACAGGGTATTTGATAATTACGATGACTTAAGTGCGTTTTTAGATGATTTTGACCGTGACGTTGTAGTCAAGCCTGTGGGACTGACCGGCGGAAAGGGAGTTAAAATCGTTGGAGACCACTTAAAGGACAATGAAGAAGCTAAAGAATATTCAAAAGAAGTCATTGACAACGCAATGGGCGGATTCGCTCAGGTTATCATTGAAGAAAGAGTCATCGGTGAGGAATTTACCATTCAGGCATTCTGTGACGGTGAACACCTGGCTCCAATGCCTGCAGCTCAAGACCATCCTCACGCATTTGAAGGTGATGTCGGCGCAATTACCGGAGGAATGGGTTCATACTCCGATTCAAACGGATTGCTACCGTTTTTAAGTCAGGAAGACTATGACAAGGCAGTCTGCATCATGAAAGATACGATTAAGGCAATAGCTGAGGAAGCTGAACCTTATAAAGGTATCCTCTACGGTCAATTTATGCTGACTGCTGACGGCCCACGTTTAATCGAATACAACGCAAGGTTCGGTGACCCTGAAGCAATGAACGTGCTGCCTTTGCTTGAAACTCCATTGGTTGACGTCTGTGAAGCTATCGTTAACGGAACCTTGGATGAAGTCAAATTCTGCCCTAAGGCAAGCGTGTGCAAATACATCGTTCCTGACGGATATCCTGAAACAGAATACGCCGGAGAACTCATTGAAGTGGACGAAAATGCCATTGAAGATATGGGCGCAAAGGTATTCTATGCTGCTGTCGGACTTGAAGACGACGGAATCCACCTGTCAGGTTCAAGGGCTTTGGGAATCGTTGCAAGCGGCAATACAATAACCGAAGCTGAAGAAATTGCTGAAAAGGCATGCGAACACGTCAAAGGTAACGTCTATCACAGAAGCGATGTCGGAACCGAAGAGCTTGTTCAAAAACGTGTCAATCATATGAAAGAAATTCTGGAATGA
- a CDS encoding MATE family efflux transporter — MEKNSNIEMITGDPKKAINKLSLPIIASMFLIFANNIIDSIWVAGLGAEPLAAMGYVTPLFMIIVGFGNGIGAGGNSLISRYIGAEDRQSANNAAIHNLILSVIVSIFITIIFLTFLEPLLNLMGASSVINYAMDYAVIVFSCTIALLMPPIVGGAFRAEGDIKRATVPIALAAIINMILDPIFIYTLGMGVKGAALATALGPFISLLLMFYWIFVKKDTYLSYDFKDFTNDLGMYKDILVVGIPASLEQLILSVLTIFVNYMLTIVSGPVSVAVYTAGWRIVNIGMLPAIGIGTAAISVAGVAFGARKYENLRITARYAVKVALIASVIVCIFLYVFANQIAFIFSYSESSAQLAPLIASFLQIMCFFILYVPFGASAGNVFQGVGKGTISFMLTAFREFILVLIFAYLLGFVFNMGEFGIYCGMLLGGGIGSLICYACIELYINKLIKEGDRNGIVNG; from the coding sequence ATGGAAAAGAATTCAAATATAGAAATGATTACAGGAGATCCTAAAAAGGCAATAAACAAGCTTTCACTTCCAATTATAGCCAGTATGTTTCTGATTTTTGCAAACAACATCATCGACAGCATATGGGTAGCCGGATTGGGTGCTGAACCATTGGCTGCGATGGGATACGTTACCCCGCTTTTCATGATTATTGTGGGCTTTGGAAACGGAATAGGAGCTGGCGGAAATTCATTAATTTCAAGATACATCGGAGCAGAAGACAGACAGTCAGCAAATAATGCGGCAATACACAACCTGATTTTAAGCGTCATAGTTTCCATATTCATTACAATCATTTTTCTAACGTTTTTGGAGCCGTTGCTTAATTTAATGGGTGCATCAAGCGTAATTAATTATGCAATGGATTATGCGGTCATCGTATTTTCATGTACGATTGCCTTATTGATGCCGCCGATTGTAGGAGGAGCCTTCAGGGCTGAAGGAGACATTAAAAGGGCAACAGTCCCAATAGCTTTAGCGGCAATAATCAACATGATTTTAGATCCGATATTCATTTACACTTTAGGTATGGGAGTTAAGGGGGCCGCATTGGCAACCGCTTTAGGTCCCTTCATAAGCCTTTTATTAATGTTTTACTGGATTTTTGTAAAAAAGGACACTTACCTTTCATACGACTTCAAGGACTTTACCAACGATTTGGGAATGTATAAGGACATTTTAGTAGTCGGTATTCCGGCAAGTCTCGAACAGCTGATACTGTCCGTTTTAACAATATTCGTTAATTACATGCTTACAATCGTATCCGGTCCTGTATCCGTTGCGGTTTATACTGCAGGATGGAGAATAGTAAACATCGGAATGCTTCCGGCAATAGGAATCGGTACCGCTGCAATTTCAGTTGCAGGCGTTGCCTTCGGAGCCAGGAAATATGAAAACCTTAGAATCACGGCAAGATATGCGGTAAAGGTTGCGCTGATTGCATCAGTCATCGTCTGCATATTCCTCTATGTATTCGCCAATCAGATAGCCTTCATTTTCTCATATTCTGAAAGCAGTGCTCAATTGGCGCCGTTAATTGCAAGCTTCCTGCAGATAATGTGTTTCTTTATCCTCTACGTTCCGTTCGGAGCAAGTGCGGGAAACGTTTTCCAGGGTGTCGGAAAGGGAACGATTTCCTTTATGTTAACGGCATTCAGGGAATTCATACTTGTATTGATATTCGCTTATCTTTTAGGATTCGTATTCAATATGGGCGAGTTCGGAATATACTGCGGAATGCTTCTTGGAGGAGGAATCGGTTCCCTGATATGTTATGCGTGCATTGAGCTTTATATCAATAAATTGATAAAAGAGGGTGATAGGAATGGAATCGTTAATGGATAA
- a CDS encoding MarR family winged helix-turn-helix transcriptional regulator — protein sequence MESLMDKNVPTVPFISILYREHAKFLNEKIKDEDLSFGLFPLLIKIYNDEGIIQEQLAHCFHLNESTIARNLKKLEEKGFINRVQDKRTKRIEITQKGRKTAQKVMDYDEKWDEKIKEIIGDEEYISFKNTLIKISEELI from the coding sequence ATGGAATCGTTAATGGATAAGAACGTTCCAACAGTTCCATTTATCTCCATACTTTATAGGGAGCATGCAAAATTCCTCAACGAAAAGATCAAGGATGAGGATTTAAGCTTCGGACTTTTTCCATTATTGATTAAGATTTATAATGATGAAGGGATAATTCAGGAGCAGCTGGCCCATTGTTTCCATTTGAATGAAAGCACTATTGCCCGAAACCTAAAGAAACTGGAGGAAAAAGGTTTTATTAATAGAGTTCAGGATAAAAGAACAAAAAGAATTGAAATTACCCAAAAGGGCAGAAAGACAGCTCAGAAAGTCATGGACTATGACGAAAAGTGGGATGAAAAGATTAAAGAAATTATAGGCGATGAGGAGTATATCAGTTTTAAAAATACGCTAATTAAAATCAGTGAGGAGTTAATATGA
- a CDS encoding nitroreductase, with protein MNQTIENLKTRRSIRKFKDEQISDEDLKTILEAGTYAPTGRGAQSPKIVVIQNPETIKEFSAWNRSFFPVDVPEDMDPLYGAKTLLIVLADSEFPTYVEDGSSVLCVLVNAAHAVGVGSCWIHRARDEFASEKGKELLKEWGIPESYEGIGHVVLGYPDMEAPEPLPRKEDYILYVD; from the coding sequence ATGAATCAGACGATTGAGAATTTAAAGACAAGAAGAAGTATACGCAAGTTTAAGGATGAGCAGATTTCAGATGAGGACTTAAAGACTATTCTGGAAGCGGGAACCTATGCGCCTACAGGTCGTGGAGCGCAGTCACCCAAGATTGTAGTAATTCAAAATCCTGAAACCATCAAGGAATTTTCCGCATGGAACAGAAGCTTTTTTCCTGTAGACGTACCTGAGGACATGGATCCGTTGTATGGCGCCAAGACACTTTTGATTGTACTTGCCGACAGCGAGTTTCCGACTTACGTTGAAGACGGTTCCAGCGTGTTGTGTGTGCTTGTTAATGCGGCTCATGCCGTTGGCGTAGGCTCATGCTGGATTCACAGGGCCCGTGACGAATTCGCATCTGAAAAGGGAAAAGAATTATTGAAGGAATGGGGAATTCCTGAAAGCTATGAAGGAATAGGCCATGTCGTATTGGGCTATCCTGATATGGAAGCGCCTGAACCGTTACCTAGAAAAGAAGATTATATCCTTTACGTGGATTAA
- a CDS encoding helix-turn-helix domain-containing protein — protein sequence MTSVGSRLKKLRVENEYSQRQIAEYLEIDQSNLSKIENNKRNLNLTLLDKITNLYNCTPEYLLGESEEYEKIAYKSGKDIDLKAIGKINTLANHLSILRKIETGKKTKLPKLNINLRRQFGIDAYSPINIFTLLPTKIDNLTIVWFPMKKSVNGCCFKNDIDSIILINSLHPIGRQNINLAHELYHLLDDAENYIVCSEKFNDKIEKEADDFASNFLMTNHALYDFIETNDIDEWSVEDVVKCEQYFQIDHDSLIQRLNSEKLIDETQMKEFSSVDIKYKAGRLGYDISLYKASDENKDCYSVGHMIPLAEKVCKMGRISIGKRREILNDLFRQDIIYKSLR from the coding sequence ATGACAAGTGTCGGTTCCAGATTAAAGAAATTAAGGGTTGAAAACGAATATTCCCAAAGACAAATTGCAGAATATCTAGAAATAGACCAAAGCAATCTTTCAAAAATAGAAAACAATAAAAGAAACTTAAATTTAACCTTATTGGATAAAATAACTAATCTATATAACTGTACACCCGAATATCTTTTAGGCGAGAGCGAGGAATATGAAAAAATTGCATATAAATCCGGGAAAGATATAGATTTGAAAGCAATTGGAAAAATAAACACTTTAGCTAATCATTTATCAATTTTAAGAAAAATAGAAACAGGAAAAAAGACAAAATTACCAAAATTAAACATTAATCTAAGAAGGCAGTTTGGAATCGATGCATATTCTCCCATTAACATTTTCACTTTGCTTCCAACAAAAATAGATAATTTAACTATTGTGTGGTTTCCGATGAAAAAAAGCGTCAATGGATGTTGCTTTAAGAATGATATTGATTCAATTATATTAATTAATTCTTTACACCCCATAGGTCGTCAGAACATTAATTTAGCTCATGAACTATATCATTTATTGGATGATGCCGAAAATTATATAGTTTGCAGCGAAAAATTCAATGACAAAATTGAAAAAGAAGCGGATGATTTCGCATCTAATTTTTTAATGACAAATCATGCATTATACGATTTCATCGAAACAAATGACATTGATGAGTGGTCTGTCGAAGATGTAGTCAAATGTGAGCAATACTTCCAAATAGACCACGATTCATTAATTCAAAGATTAAACTCAGAAAAACTAATAGATGAAACCCAAATGAAGGAATTTTCCAGCGTTGATATCAAATATAAGGCCGGAAGATTAGGATATGACATATCATTGTATAAAGCTTCAGATGAAAATAAGGACTGCTATTCAGTCGGCCACATGATACCTCTTGCAGAAAAAGTATGCAAAATGGGTAGAATTTCAATTGGAAAAAGAAGAGAGATTTTAAATGATTTATTTAGGCAGGACATTATTTATAAAAGCCTGCGATAA